Proteins encoded by one window of Anomalospiza imberbis isolate Cuckoo-Finch-1a 21T00152 chromosome 20, ASM3175350v1, whole genome shotgun sequence:
- the ELN gene encoding elastin gives MARQAAAPLLPGVLLLLSILPATQQGGVPGAIPGGGVPGGGFFPGAGVGGLGAGLGAAGKPPKPGVGGLGGVGGLGGLGPLGLQPGAAGLFPGAAFPGGVFPGAASAAALKAAAKAGAGIGGVGGIAGPGGLGVSTGAVVPGAVQPGLGAAGKPPKIPGAGIPGAFPGGVLPGAGVRFPGVGVLPGVPTGAGVKPKAPGAGAFGGIPGLGGFGGQQPGVPLGYPIKAPKLPGGYGLPYTNGLRPGGIGAGLLAGKAGYPTGTGVGAQAAAAKAAAKLGAGVLPGVGGIPGVAPGVGIGGVPGVGVGGPAAAAAAAKAAAKAGAFGPGAVPGVGGVPGLVPGVGAVPGAVPGVGGVPGVAGVPSAAAAAKAAKYGAGVPGVGVGGVPGLVPGVGGVPGLVPGVGAVPGAVPGVGGVPGVAGVPSAAAAAKAAKYGAGVPGVGVGGVPGLVPGVGGVPGLVPGVGAVPGAVPGVGGVPGVAGVPSAAAAAKAAKYGAGVPGVGVGGVPGLVPGVGGVPGLVPGVGAVPGAVPGVGGVPGVAGVPSAAAAAKAAKYGAGVPGVGVGGVPGLVPGVGGVPGLVPGVGAVPGAVPGVGGVPGVAGVPSAAAAAKAAKYGAGVPGVGVGGVPGLVPGVGGVPGLVPGVGAVPGAVPGVGGVPGVAGVPSAAAAAKAAKYGAGVPGIAGVPGVPGVPGVPGAVPGVGVGGPAAAAAAKAAAKAAAIGAGAVPGVGVPGVGIPGVGVPGVGVPGVGVPGLVPGVGVPGGPAAAAKAAAKAAKYGVGGLAPGVGGLAPGVGGLAPGVGGLVPGVGGVPGVGGPAAAAKAAAKAAKFGAGVGGVPGVVPGVGGVPGVTPGVGGVPGLVPGVGVPGTGIIPGAGIPQVGVQPGAKPPKFGVPGVGVPGVGGLPGGLGVGGLGVGGLGLLYPGAAGKPPKPGVGVPGFGVSPVFPGGVGGLGFGGKPPKPYGGALGALGFRGAGCAAGKYCGRKRK, from the exons ATGGCAAGGCAGGCAGCTGCACCCCTCCTCCCCGgagtcctcctcctcctctccatcctCCCGGCTACTCAGCAAGGAG GGGTTCCTGGTGCTATCCCGGGAGGGGGAGTCCCAGGAGGAGGCTTTTTCCCAG GTGCTGGAGTTGGAGGTTTGGGAGCAG GACTCGGGGCTGCAGGAAAACCTCCCAAACCAG GGGTCGGAGGACTTGGGGGGGTCGGAGGACTTGGGGGACTCGGCCCCCTTGGCCTGCAGCCAG GTGCTGCGGGCCTGTTCCCCGGAGCTGCCTTCCCTGGGGGGGTGTTCccgggagccgcctcggccgcGGCTCTCAAGGCTGCTGCAAAAGCTG GTGCTGGCATTGGAGGCGTGGGTGGAATTGCTGGTCCTGGTGGCCTCGGGGTCTCCACAG GTGCCGTGGTACCGGGCGCGGTGCAGCCCGGCCTTGGCGCGGCAGGGAAACCCCCTAAAATACCAG GTGCTGGGATTCCTGGAGCTTTTCCAGGTGGCGTGCTCCCCGGAGCAG GTGTTCGCTTCCCTGGTGTGGGAGTGCTGCCTGGAGTCCCCACTGGAGCTGGAGTCAAGCCTAAAGCCCCAG GAGCTGGAGCCTTTGGAGGAATCCCTG GACTGGGAGGTTTTGGAGGTCAGCAGCCCGGTGTCCCTCTGGGTTATCCCATCAAAGCTCCTAAGCTCCCAG GTGGCTATGGACTTCCCTACACCAATG GCCTCAGGCCCGGCGGGATAGGAGCCGGCCTCCTGGCAGGAAAGGCAGGATACCCCACCGGGACAG GGGTCGGAGCACAGGCGGCGGCAGCGAAGGCAGCAGCGAAACTTG GAGCCGGTGTCTTGCCCGGCGTTGGCGGCATCCCGGGAGTTGCACCCGGTGTCGGCATCGGAGGTGTCCCAGGAGTTGGAG TTGGAGGaccggcagcggcggcagcagcagcgaaGGCAGCGGCAAAGGCAGGAGCTTTTG GTCCAGGGGCAGTACCCGGAGTCGGAGGTGTCCCTGGCTTGGTACCCGGTGTCGGAGCTGTCCCCGGGGCGGTGCCCGGCGTCGGAGGTGTCCCCGGGGTGGCAG gggtgccgtcggcagcagcagcagcgaagGCAGCTAAGTACG GCGCCGGCGTTCCCGGTGTCGGTGTGGGCGGCGTCCCCGGCCTCGTGCCCGGAGTCGGAGGTGTCCCTGGCTTGGTACCCGGTGTCGgagctgtccccggggcagtgCCCGGCGTCGGAGGTGTCCCCGGGGTGGCAG gggtgccgtcggcagcagcagcagcgaagGCAGCTAAGTACG GCGCCGGCGTTCCCGGTGTTGGTGTGGGCGGCGTCCCCGGCCTCGTGCCCGGAGTCGGAGGTGTCCCTGGCTTGGTACCCGGTGTTGGAGCTGTCCCCGGGGCGGTGCCCGGCGTCGGAGGTGTCCCCGGGGTGGCAG gggtgccgtcggcagcagcagcagcgaagGCAGCTAAGTACG GCGCCGGCGTTCCCGGTGTCGGTGTGGGCGGCGTCCCCGGCCTCGTGCCCGGAGTCGGAGGTGTCCCTGGCTTGGTACCCGGTGTCGGAGCTGTCCCCGGGGCGGTGCCCGGCGTCggaggtgtccctggggtggCAG gggtgccgtcggcagcagcagcagcgaagGCAGCTAAGTACG GCGCCGGCGTTCCCGGTGTCGGTGTGGGCGGCGTCCCCGGCCTCGTGCCCGGAGTCGGAGGTGTCCCTGGCTTGGTACCCGGTGTTGGAGCTGTCCCCGGGGCGGTGCCCGGCGTCGGAGGTGTCCCCGGGGTGGCAG gggtgccgtcggcagcagcagcagcgaagGCAGCTAAGTACG GCGCCGGCGTTCCCGGTGTCGGTGTGGGCGGCGTCCCCGGCCTCGTGCCCGGAGTCGGAGGTGTCCCTGGCTTGGTACCCGGTGTTGGAGCTGTCCCCGGGGCGGTGCCCGGCGTCGGAGGTGTCCCCGGGGTGGCAG gggtgccgtcggcagcagcagcagcgaagGCAGCTAAGTACG gtgccgGCGTTCCTGGCATCGCTGGTGTCCCTG GTGTTCCTGGCGTACCTGGGGTTCCTGGTGCTGTGCCTGGTGTTGGAG TGGGTGGCCCAGCAGCAGCGGCCGCAGCCAAGGCTGCAGCGAAAGCAGCGGCGATCG gagcaggagccgTGCCCGGCGTTGGTGTGCCTGGTGTTGGCATTCCCGGAGTGGGTGTTCCTGGAGTGGGTGTGCCTGGTGTTGGCGTGCCCGGTCTGGTGCCTGGGGTCGGTGTTCCAG GAGGCCCGGCAGCCGCTGCCAAAGCAGCCGCCAAAGCAGCCAAGTATG GAGTAGGTGGCCTGGCTCCCGGCGTGGGTGGCCTGGCTCCCGGCGTGGGTGGCCTGGCTCCTGGAGTAGGTGGCCTGGTTCCTGGTGttggaggtgtcccag GTGTTGGAGGTCCAGCAGCAGCggccaaagcagcagccaaGGCAGCCAAATTTG GTGCTGGGGTTGGGGGGGTGCCAGGAGTTGTACCTGGCGTGGGCGGAGTGCCCGGAGTGACACCCGGTGTTGGTGGCGTGCCCGGCTTGGTGCCAGGGGTAGGAGTACCTGGAACTGGCATCATTCCTGGGGCAG GCATCCCCCAAGTAGGGGTGCAGCCTGGTGCTAAACCTCCCAAATTCG GTGTTCCTGGGGTTGGAGTCCCAGGGGTTGGTGGCCTCCCAG GTGGCCTTGGAGTCGGTGGGCTCGGAGTTGGTGGCCTTG GACTCTTGtatccaggagctgctgggaaacCTCCCAAGCCAG GCGTTGGAGTTCCAGGCTTCGGCGTATCACCGGTATTTCCAG GTGGGGTCGGCGGCCTGGGATTCGGTG